From one Henningerozyma blattae CBS 6284 chromosome 1, complete genome genomic stretch:
- the RFA2 gene encoding Rfa2p (similar to Saccharomyces cerevisiae RFA2 (YNL312W); ancestral locus Anc_3.33), whose protein sequence is MATFTPYTDYSSTTGGGFDSSDKIHSSDGSEAINRNNSLTPVTIKQITESKQLVQDGPFVIHNQELNHISFVGVVRNITDHTSNIFLTIEDGTGQIDVRKWSDDSNDISTSQDDSEKAGNSQIAQQYKVGSYVKVHGALKEFGGKKNVQYAVIRTVDSFNEVITHHLEVIKCHAIAMGKMQNPSGEAVKDTQEEGKSLFVSENSNSGDTAQEVLAFCRKKCEGQDANQFAVPTALIAQSLNISEDQARRCCTQLIEQGYIYPTFDDDHYFAL, encoded by the coding sequence atggCTACATTCACACCATACACAGATTATTCATCAACTACAGGGGGTGGTTTTGACAGCAGTGATAAAATACATTCCTCCGATGGCTCTGAAGCTATCAATcgtaataattctttaacaCCTGTCACAATCAAACAAATTACAGAATCTAAGCAATTGGTTCAAGATGGCCCTTTTGTTATCCATAACcaagaattaaatcatATATCTTTTGTGGGTGTCGTGAGAAACATTACTGATCATACTTCAAACATCTTTCTAACTATTGAAGATGGTACTGGCCAAATTGATGTAAGAAAGTGGAGTGATGATAGTAATGATATTTCTACCAGTCAAGATGATTCAGAAAAGGCAGGTAATTCTCAAATAGCTCAACAATATAAAGTAGGCAGTTATGTTAAGGTTCACGGTgctttaaaagaatttggtGGCAAAAAAAACGTACAATATGCTGTAATTAGGACTGTTGACTCTTTTAATGAAGTAATTACCCATCATTTAGAAGTTATAAAATGTCATGCTATTGCAATGGGAAAAATGCAAAATCCATCAGGTGAGGCTGTTAAAGACACCCAAGAAGAAGGTAAATCATTATTCGTTTcagaaaattcaaatagtGGTGACACAGCCCAAGAAGTCTTGGCTTTCTGTAGAAAGAAGTGTGAAGGTCAAGATGCAAACCAATTTGCTGTGCCAACAGCTTTAATTGCACAATCCTTAAATATTAGTGAAGATCAAGCCAGACGATGCTGTACACAATTAATCGAGCAGGGTTACATATATCCTACATTTGATGATGATCATTATTTCGCTTTATGA
- the TBLA0A07720 gene encoding uncharacterized protein (similar to Saccharomyces cerevisiae STB1 (YNL309W) and YOL131W; ancestral locus Anc_3.37) — translation MIETTTKTVNAKNDLSPEKEQEIAQKILERAELAQMTRQLKFGLSRVATPKSNRVTRSPQSRRKMSVGAGSTSHEHIVTKFSPLKKGLPFAQGIRNSTSNTSLSHALENSNPNENSKNRFHRISFSEANINLIDAQTQQPQVLQPTTHVTSLRKEVNILQPTNTNKRDSQKRDISDIKEVRIIEPPSTPGRGSPNKFDPKFQSSATKLFMMTPNRNPRTDNNLNNGENDIGADLLMYLAASPYTGTIRSPAKGALATGAIVSNHGGLSSAPMTKVPSTPSSSLIYRQMMTDLHDPLQLEEQDQPIRLSHIKTSISSPNVNLTNSFPGANTTFSQNVGLGDVLLDSPTLFSAATPSNQKKKSNAIHGNSTLLSFAPTTPSRELRSSGATANLLKTPNFNMGDYIHNLFSPSPNVNSLTFGGMLQHTTLNRAKSPVGNMSCPTSLPGDTARFELKHSSTNTNGK, via the coding sequence ATGATCGAAACCACTACGAAAACTGTTAATGCTAAAAACGATTTATCACCAGAAAAAGAGCAAGAGATAGCCCAGAAAATCTTGGAAAGGGCAGAGCTAGCCCAAATGACAAGACAATTGAAGTTTGGGCTTAGCAGAGTCGCCACTCCCAAGAGCAATAGAGTTACGCGTTCTCCTCAGTCTAGAAGAAAGATGTCAGTGGGGGCTGGTTCCACTTCTCACGAGCATATCGTAACAAAATTTTCTCCTTTGAAAAAGGGATTACCATTTGCTCAGGGGATAAGAAACTCTACTTCTAATACTTCTTTATCACATGCTCTTGAAAACTCTAATCCAAATGagaattctaaaaatagaTTTCACAGGATATCCTTCTCAGAAGCTAACATAAATCTAATCGATGCTCAAACACAACAACCGCAAGTTCTTCAACCAACTACTCATGTTACGAGCTTGAGAAAAGAGgtgaatattttacaacCAACCAACACTAATAAGAGAGACTCTCAGAAAAGAGATATATCTGACATCAAAGAAGTTAGAATCATTGAACCTCCTTCGACACCGGGTAGAGGCTCACCCAATAAGTTTGATCCTAAATTCCAATCTTCAGCCACTAAACTATTTATGATGACCCCCAATAGAAACCCTAGAACTGATAATAATCTCAACAATGGGGAGAATGATATAGGAGCAGATTTATTGATGTATTTAGCTGCAAGTCCCTATACGGGCACTATTAGAAGTCCTGCCAAAGGGGCTTTAGCCACAGGTGCTATTGTTAGTAACCATGGCGGTCTAAGTTCTGCACCTATGACGAAAGTTCCTTCTACACCTTCTTCATCACTAATCTATCGCCAAATGATGACAGACTTGCATGATCCTTTACAACTTGAAGAACAGGATCAACCAATTAGATTATCACATATTAAAACTTCAATATCATCCCCCAATGTAAACCTTACAAATAGTTTTCCGGGTGCTAATACTACATTTTCTCAAAACGTGGGCTTAGGAGATGTTTTACTAGATTCTCCAACTTTATTTTCAGCAGCAACTCCTTCAAaccaaaagaaaaagtcAAATGCAATTCATGGTAATTCAACACTATTATCCTTTGCTCCTACGACGCCTTCTCGTGAACTGAGGTCATCAGGAGCTACCGCAAATCTTCTCAAGACTCCTAATTTTAACATGGGGGATTATATTCACAATTTATTCAGTCCTTCACCGAATGTTAATAGCCTCACATTTGGTGGAATGCTTCAGCACACCACACTTAATAGAGCAAAGAGTCCTGTAGGGAACATGAGTTGTCCAACTTCACTCCCTGGTGATACTGCTCGTTTCGAATTGAAACACTCATCTACTAATACCAATGGtaaataa
- the ZIM17 gene encoding Zim17p (similar to Saccharomyces cerevisiae ZIM17 (YNL310C); ancestral locus Anc_3.36), with protein sequence MLGILKSRSFVYARPALIRPFLAVTSRGLLKLSTTQYARFLHISSRHLKSSKDNIDTERNGTNTQTDGSRHLGTFKVDQPQLMIAFTCKKCDNRSSHTMSKQAYTKGTVLITCPHCQSRHLIADHLKIFSDNRITIQDILKAKGESVSQSVNDLVFEDIPESLKNVIGHYAKDAPKNMREKLDNKTIHSLPGDK encoded by the coding sequence ATGCTTGGTATTCTAAAGAGCAGATCATTTGTATATGCCAGACCAGCACTAATACGTCCCTTCCTTGCTGTCACATCTAGAGGTTTGCTTAAGTTATCAACTACTCAATATGCAAGATTCCTTCATATTTCGTCAAGGCatttaaaatcttcaaaaGACAATATCGATACTGAGAGAAATGGTACTAATACACAAACCGACGGAAGTAGACATCTTGGCACTTTTAAAGTAGACCAGCCACAGTTAATGATTGCGTTTACGTGTAAAAAATGTGATAATAGGTCATCTCATACTATGTCCAAACAAGCTTACACAAAGGGTACCGTACTAATAACTTGCCCTCATTGTCAAAGCAGACATTTAATTGCCGATCATTTGAAGATCTTTAGTGATAATCGCATTACTATCCaggatattttaaaagcaAAAGGTGAATCTGTTTCTCAGTCGGTAAATGATCTGGTTTTTGAAGACATTCCtgaatctttaaaaaatgtgATTGGCCATTATGCAAAGGATGCTCCAAAGAACATGAGAGAAAAACTCgataataaaacaattcACAGTTTGCCGGGTGACAAATAA
- the TBLA0A07710 gene encoding sugar porter family MFS transporter (similar to Saccharomyces cerevisiae HXT14 (YNL318C); ancestral locus Anc_3.23) — MIAPKLENKSDDLLDIKKSQLEISDNKGIYETETELEGEVEVRNEISVVNSKSDNEITSQCTESSNQNLVKPILLCAMVSFGGFLLGWDIGTIGGIVNMPSFQENFGNTLSLETGTNYFTETTKGLIVAIFNLAALVGGITIPRVSSFWGRKIGMHISAVTYFVGILIQIIPNNNWIQFLVGRIIAGIAVGSYTVLVPMYVSESSPVKIRGSMIALYQLIITLAIVLGNLLNYFCKTYITDIHNNNTWRIPISLGLLWVAFVFIGVFFVPESPQFLAKVKYDEIGAKKSLSIMNGVPEDNILIKILLDDMFNESIERPNKTKKRFEFITGEPKLGLRLFIGVFVMGIQQLSGINYFFYYGTSIFNKVGIQNPYLTAIILSSVNFFGTCWSIYFIEFFGRRGCLIIGATGMMLSLTIFSSIASFGMHLKSTGVIMIISTCVYVLFFATTLGPASFVLISELYPIKTRVTSISICSGFNWLMNFLVSFLTPIITKHIGYKFGYIFVGSLVVGIIFDIFMLPETKGRSENEINEYYRKK; from the coding sequence atgatagcACCCAagttagaaaataaaagcGATGATCtattagatattaaaaaatctcaACTAGAAATAAGTGACAACAAAGGAATATATGAAACAGAGACTGAACTTGAAGGCGAAGTAGAAGTTAGGAATGAAATATCAGTGGTAAATTCTAAGTcagataatgaaataacTTCACAATGCACAGAGAGctcaaatcaaaatttagtAAAGCCAATTCTTCTATGTGCAATGGTATCATTTGGTGGCTTTTTACTTGGTTGGGATATAGGTACAATCGGTGGAATAGTAAATATGCCCAGTTTTCAAGAAAACTTTGGGAATACCTTAAGCTTAGAAACTGGTACAAACTACTTTACAGAAACAACGAAGGGATTGATAGTAGCAATATTCAACCTAGCAGCTTTAGTTGGTGGGATTACAATTCCAAGAGTTAGTTCATTTTGGGGAAGGAAAATCGGTATGCATATCAGTGCAGTAACATACTTTGTTGGTATtcttattcaaataatcccgaataataattggatTCAGTTTTTAGTTGGAAGAATAATTGCAGGTATTGCAGTTGGGAGTTATACTGTATTAGTCCCCATGTATGTATCAGAAAGTTCACCAGTTAAAATAAGAGGTTCGATGATAGCATTATACcagttaataataactttGGCAATAGTTTTAGGAAACCTATTGAACTATTTTTGTAAAACATATATTACAGATAtccataataataatacatgGAGAATTCCAATCTCACTAGGGCTATTATGGGTAGCTTTCGTATTTATTGGAGTATTTTTCGTCCCAGAATCGCCACAGTTTTTAGCAAAAGTGAAATACGATGAAATAGGTGCAAAAAAATCGTTAAGCATAATGAATGGTGTACCAGAGGATAATATTctcattaaaatattattagacGATATGTTTAACGAATCAATTGAAAGGCCcaataaaactaaaaaacgatttgaatttataaCTGGCGAACCAAAACTGGGTCTTCGTTTATTTATCGGTGTATTTGTAATGGGGATTCAGCAATTATCAGGAATAaactatttcttttattacGGCAcatctatttttaataaagtaGGAATTCAAAACCCATATCTAACTGCCataattttatcttcaGTCAACTTTTTTGGTACATGTTGGAGTATATACTTTATTGAGTTTTTTGGGAGAAGGGGCTGCTTAATTATTGGGGCAACAGGGATGATGTTAAGCCTAACCATTTTTAGTTCCATTGCAAGTTTTGGTATGCATTTAAAATCTACAGGTGTAATTATGATAATATCTACTTGTGTctatgtattattttttgccACTACTTTAGGACCTGCATCATTTGTCTTGATTTCAGAACTATATCCTATTAAAACTCGAGTAACTTCtatttcaatttgttcAGGTTTCAATTggttaatgaattttttagtttCCTTCTTAACACCAATTATAACAAAGCATATTGGTTATAAATTCGGTTACATATTTGTTGGATCATTAGTAGTTGgtataatatttgatatatttatgttACCAGAAACAAAGGGAAGAAGTGAAAATGAGattaatgaatattataGGAAAAAATAG
- the GAS4 gene encoding 1,3-beta-glucanosyltransferase (similar to Saccharomyces cerevisiae GAS4 (YOL132W); ancestral locus Anc_3.34) has product MKSNIIKQFLFLLLLPSKLWAAIHPIDVVGKYFVDSITKERFYIKGVDYQPGGSSEELSKSDPLSDPEKCARDIVLFQELGINTIRIYSINPDLDHDKCMTMLAAAGIYLLLDVNSPVQGQHLNRYEPWSTYTMSYVQHIFKVVEKFSYYNNTLGFFAGNEVVNDMKSAQFSPKYIKVIIGDLKKYIEKHSPRSIPVGYSAADDLNYRASLASYLECAEEKGDTYNSVDFYGVNSYQWCGTQTMESSGYDKLIRTYSSYTKPIIFSEFGCNQVLPRQFDEVKALFSKPMTPTFSGGLVYEFTQESNNYGLVSLDSEGNAHILGDFEKLKNTYKEIPPLRSKEMSKFIVADETLNVTSKQAFFNKHQLPICKNRYDNLNIEGTAIRSVASPIIFKGNHGLRGYYVTLEDKDLQCEYEIYDINGKARSKESKRIKVVNDLKSEKQETIVRSSGVEAASLENSSPKRNFGSQILRLGMLCMLIFFSMMFLT; this is encoded by the coding sequence ATGAAgtcaaatattattaagcAATTCctattcttattattattacccaGCAAGCTTTGGGCGGCTATCCACCCTATTGATGTAGTAGGGAAATATTTTGTCGATTCTATTACCAAGGAAAGGTTTTATATTAAGGGAGTGGACTATCAGCCAGGTGGCTCATCAGAAGAATTGAGTAAAAGTGACCCACTTTCTGATCCAGAAAAATGTGCTCGTGACATTGTATTATTTCAAGAGTTAGGTATTAATACTATCCgtatttattcaataaatcCAGATTTAGATCATGATAAATGTATGACCATGTTAGCAGCAGCAggtatttatttattgctTGATGTTAATTCACCAGTACAGGGACAACATTTGAATAGGTATGAACCTTGGAGTACATATACGATGTCATATGTACAGCATATATTTAAAGTAgtagaaaaattttcatacTATAACAACACTTTGGGTTTTTTTGCCGGAAATGAAGTTGTTAATGATATGAAGTCTGCACAATTTTCaccaaaatatattaaagttATCATAGgtgatttgaaaaaatatattgaaaaacaCAGCCCCAGATCTATTCCTGTCGGATACAGTGCAGCTGATGATTTGAATTACAGAGCATCTTTAGCTAGTTATTTGGAATGTGCTGAAGAAAAGGGAGATACTTACAATAGCGTTGATTTTTATGGCGTCAATTCTTATCAATGGTGCGGTACACAAACTATGGAGAGCTCTGGCTATGATAAGTTAATTAGAACTTACTCGAGTTACACTAAGcctataatattttctgaaTTTGGTTGTAATCAAGTATTGCCAAGACAATTTGATGAAGTTAAGgcattattttctaaaccGATGACACCTACTTTTAGCGGTGGATTGGTGTATGAATTTACCCAAgaatctaataattatgGATTAGTTTCCTTAGACTCAGAGGGAAATGCACATATTTTGggtgattttgaaaaattaaagaatacATACAAAGAAATACCTCCTTTAAGATCTAAAGAAATGTCTAAATTTATTGTCGCGGATGAAACACTTAATGTCACGAGTAAACAAGcctttttcaataaacaCCAATTACCAATTTGTAAAAATCGatatgataatttaaatatagaaGGAACTGCCATAAGAAGTGTTGCGTCaccaattattttcaaaggAAACCATGGATTAAGAGGATATTATGTAACTTTAGAGGATAAAGATTTGCAATGtgaatatgaaatataCGATATTAATGGAAAAGCGAGAAGCAAAGAGtcaaaaagaataaagGTGGtgaatgatttaaaatctgAAAAACAGGAAACAATAGTAAGATCATCTGGCGTTGAGGCTGCTTCCCTAGAAAATTCCTCTCCTAAGAGAAATTTTGGGTCACAGATTCTAAGACTAGGAATGCTGTGtatgttaatatttttttcaatgatgTTTTTAACTTAA
- the TBLA0A07700 gene encoding uncharacterized protein (similar to Saccharomyces cerevisiae YNL320W; ancestral locus Anc_3.21) translates to MPRKTVSMLAGAIGVTSLIVSMLYVFQNKLVYPSWAEGARNHVATPDSYDIPYKRVILKTKDNVDIEAYDMRNENRDSISTVLILCPNAGNIGYFLPIADIFYKRFGMSVFLYSYRGYGHSEGSPSETGLKLDADRVISYLSTDSFHKQKKIVLFGRSLGGANAIYIASKYPQLIDGVILENTFLSIRKVIPYMIPILKYVANWCHEIWNSELSITKTGSFTPFLFMGGQKDEIVPPSHMKRLYELCPSTQKQIFEFPLGYHNDTIVQEGYWEIVKSFLEGFKFI, encoded by the coding sequence ATGCCAAGGAAAACAGTTTCAATGTTAGCAGGCGCAATCGGGGTTACCTCTTTAATTGTGTCTATGCTATATGTATtccaaaataaattagtcTACCCATCTTGGGCAGAAGGTGCAAGAAATCATGTTGCTACACCTGATTCTTATGATATACCCTACAAACGAGTcatattaaaaacaaaagataATGTAGATATTGAGGCTTATGATATGCGTAATGAGAATCGAGATTCTATTTCAACAGTACTCATTCTATGTCCAAATGCTGGTAATATTGGATACTTCCTACCCATTGcagatatattttataagaGGTTTGGTATGAGTGTCTTTCTATATTCTTATCGTGGCTATGGCCATTCCGAAGGTTCCCCATCTGAAACGGGTCTTAAATTGGATGCAGACCGTGTCATTTCCTATTTATCAACAGATTCCTTtcataaacaaaaaaaaattgtctTATTTGGTAGGTCATTAGGTGGAGCTAATGCTATTTATATTGCTTCCAAATACCCACAATTAATCGATGGTGTGATCCTAGAAAAtacatttttatcaatCCGAAAGGTTATTCCATATATGATTCCTATTCTAAAATACGTTGCAAACTGGTGTCATGAAATTTGGAACTCTGAATTAAGCATTACAAAAACTGGATCTTTTACtccatttttattcatGGGGGGGCAGAAAGATGAGATTGTACCGCCTTCTCACATGAAAAGGTTGTATGAATTGTGTCCAAGTACTCAGAAGCAAATATTCGAATTTCCACTGGGTTACCATAATGATACAATTGTACAAGAGGGTTATTGGGAGATAGTAAAATCATTTTTGGAgggatttaaatttatttaa
- the KRI1 gene encoding Kri1p (similar to Saccharomyces cerevisiae KRI1 (YNL308C); ancestral locus Anc_3.39), translating into MPRKKSAAKKAREAAKKAREAAKREQLQNQPTTTEEKKTIVQNKQVKPVSDSETDSDAESSENEDDFGELVTEEVEDGINKVLNAIKNNETDKLLDPKIKFFQEPEKAVANLQTSDKHKPIYLKDYHRMNLLAGNTFADDEDEDRMNHDDEDFTKTVDGKQSFVSQQREERQQLLAEINDAFKNDETEDKKENSSKDSDEDEDDFLTKKEPKQKTKTPALKLPDPSKDEEKFLEAFVSGQAWIPKKGDKVIPLDGEQENDEDEEEFDDAVEEFEHAYNFRYEDPNAAEIVSYARNQATLRRSANTSRRKKREEEKQEKKSENENREKKIHKKKEEKVQYKYTDVLEQLKKEYGADLDEKMIKKITETLLNSDFSADSWDQVVGDIFNEEFYDKEGKPTWDDDDELMAEFNAEQGANNDKEENDNKEVGDAEEAGDDDEEVGEDDEEVGNDDAREKQTRKGKKNEKKSKRKEKKDMSEIIEKTIQQNKLTIIEEVEKEEEERKSRSRTRDEDGLKFRYREVSPESYGLTAREIFAADDADLNQYIGLKKFAPYRPKELRDKDRRKVTKSKRLKEWRKSVFKNENGLADTGEISFPIDNNKKRHSGHHHSNKKHRNKKRRHDKCIYKH; encoded by the coding sequence ATGCCAAGAAAGAAGTCTGCCGCTAAAAAGGCTAGAGAAGCCGCTAAAAAGGCTAGAGAAGCCGCTAAAAGAGAGCAGCTGCAAAATCAGCCTACTACAactgaagaaaaaaaaactattgTCCAAAATAAACAAGTCAAGCCGGTATCAGACTCAGAAACTGATTCTGATGCTGAATCTAGTGAAAACGAAGATGATTTTGGTGAATTAGTCACTGAAGAAGTCGAGGATGGTATCaataaagttttaaatGCTATAAAGAATAATGAAACTGACAAATTATTAGATCCAAAGATTAAATTCTTTCAGGAACCAGAAAAAGCAGTTGCAAACTTACAAACATCTGACAAGCATAAAccaatttatttgaaagacTATCATAGAATGAACCTTCTTGCTGGCAATACCTTTGccgatgatgaagatgaggaTAGGATGAAtcatgatgatgaagatttcACTAAAACCGTCGACGGCAAACAATCATTTGTTTCACAGCAAAGAGAAGAAAGACAACAATTATTGGCAGAAATTAATGATGCctttaaaaatgatgagacagaagataaaaaagaaaactcTTCTAAGGACAGTGATGAGGACGAAGATGactttttaacaaaaaaagaaccAAAACAGAAGACAAAAACACCTGCTTTAAAATTGCCTGATCCTTctaaagatgaagaaaagtTCTTAGAAGCTTTCGTTAGCGGGCAAGCATGGATTCCGAAGAAAGGTGATAAAGTCATTCCACTAGACGGCGAGcaagaaaatgatgaagatgaggaGGAATTCGATGATGCagttgaagaatttgaGCATGCATACAACTTTCGTTATGAAGATCCTAATGCTGCTGAAATTGTATCATATGCACGTAATCAAGCTACTTTAAGAAGATCTGCTAATACTTCACGTAGAAAGAAGAGAGAGGAGGAAAagcaagaaaaaaagagtGAAAATGAGAAcagagaaaagaaaattcataaaaagaaagaagaaaaggTACAATACAAATACACAGATGTCTTAGAAcaattaaagaaagaatATGGTGCAGATTTAGATGAAAAGATGATTAAGAAAATCACAGAAACTTTACTAAACAGTGATTTCTCAGCTGACTCCTGGGATCAAGTTGTTGGCGATATctttaatgaagaattttatGATAAGGAGGGGAAACCAACCTgggatgatgatgatgaattaatgGCTGAATTTAACGCTGAGCAAGGTGCTAATAAcgataaagaagaaaatgataataaagaagtAGGTGATGCAGAAGAAGCAggagatgatgatgaagaagtaGGAGaggatgatgaagaagtaGGTAATGATGATGCCAGAGAAAAACAAACCAGAAAAGGGAAAAAGAATGAAAAGAAATCAAAGAGAAAGGAAAAGAAGGACATGTCTGagattattgaaaaaacaaTACAACAGAATAAATTGACCATCATTGAAgaagttgaaaaagaagaggaagaaCGAAAATCTAGATCACGTACCAGGGATGAAGATGGCTTGAAATTCCGTTATCGTGAAGTTTCTCCAGAAAGTTATGGTCTAACTGCAAGAGAAATTTTTGCTGCAGATGATGCCGACttaaatcaatatattggtttgaaaaaatttgcACCATATAGACCAAAAGAATTAAGAGACAAGGATAGAAGAAAGGTAACTAAATCGAAGAGATTAAAGGAATGGAGAAAGTCTGTTTTCAAGAACGAGAATGGTCTAGCAGATACTGGTGAAATCAGTTTCccaattgataataacaaGAAACGTCATTCTGGCCATCATCATTCTAACAAAAAGcatagaaataaaaaaagaaggcatgataaatgtatatataagCATTGa
- the TBLA0A07690 gene encoding uncharacterized protein (similar to Saccharomyces cerevisiae CDC33 (YOL139C); ancestral locus Anc_3.20), with amino-acid sequence MSVDEVTQKLDETKLNEDTPKTILSDSTQFEYKHPLNTKWTLWYTKPAVDKSESWSDLLRPVTSFETVEEFWAIFKNIPTPIDLPLKSDYHVFRNDIRPEWEDEANSKGGKWSFQVRGKNNNVEELWMRSLMAVIGETIDEDEYQINGVVLSVRKGTYKFALWTKSEDREPLFEIGKKFKQVLKLNDENQLEFFPHSSANNKHPQPSITL; translated from the coding sequence ATGTCTGTTGATGAAGTTACACAAAAATTGGATGAAACcaaattaaatgaagacACCCCAAAGACAATTTTATCTGATAGTACacaatttgaatataaacATCCATTAAACACTAAATGGACTTTATGGTATACAAAGCCAGCAGTAGATAAATCCGAATCTTGGTCTGATCTTCTGCGTCCCGTTACATCCTTTGAAACTGTTGAAGAGTTTTGGGCAATTTTTAAGAATATTCCTACACCAATTGACCTTCCATTAAAATCAGATTATCATGTCTTCCGTAATGATATCAGACCAGAATGGGAAGATGAAGCTAACTCTAAGGGTGGTAAATGGTCATTCCAAGTTAGAGGTAAGAACAATAATGTTGAAGAATTATGGATGAGATCTTTAATGGCTGTTATTGGAGAAACtattgatgaagatgaatatCAAATTAATGGTGTCGTTTTAAGTGTTAGAAAAGGTACATATAAATTTGCATTATGGACTAAATCTGAAGATAGAGAaccattatttgaaattggtAAGAAGTTCAAACaagtattaaaattgaatgaCGAAAATCAATTAGAATTCTTCCCACATTCAAGTGCAAACAATAAACACCCTCAGCCATCTATTACATTGTAA